A genomic window from Caldicellulosiruptor kronotskyensis 2002 includes:
- a CDS encoding YicC/YloC family endoribonuclease has protein sequence MIKSMTGYGGCKRIINEREYSVDIRSVNHRYLEINLKMPKEFIKFENEIKNVVSQYICRGKVDIYINFKSFSEKDYRIIPNIGIMKQYLEAINRVRENFSEIQDDFSLSTFIKLPDALVIETEELDISTVKSELLDCIEEALQNLDKMKKIEGENLKKDILMRLETIKALVSRIEEYSKDLVENYREKLYKRVSEYFDLKNIDENRLMLEITLFADKSDITEELVRLKSHISQFAECLEAGGSIGKKLDFIVQEMNRETNTIGAKSTIFEISQCVVNLKDELEKIREQVQNIE, from the coding sequence ATGATTAAAAGTATGACGGGTTACGGTGGATGTAAAAGAATAATAAATGAGAGGGAATACAGCGTTGACATAAGAAGTGTAAACCACAGATACTTAGAAATAAACTTGAAGATGCCTAAAGAGTTTATCAAATTTGAAAATGAGATAAAAAATGTTGTTTCGCAATATATTTGCCGTGGAAAGGTTGATATATATATTAATTTTAAAAGCTTCAGCGAAAAAGACTACAGGATTATTCCTAACATAGGGATAATGAAGCAGTACTTGGAAGCAATAAATAGGGTTAGGGAAAACTTTTCGGAAATTCAGGACGATTTTAGCCTTTCGACTTTTATAAAACTTCCAGATGCCCTTGTGATTGAGACTGAAGAACTTGACATCAGTACTGTAAAGTCTGAGCTTTTGGATTGTATTGAAGAGGCACTTCAAAATTTAGATAAAATGAAAAAGATAGAAGGTGAAAATCTTAAAAAGGATATTCTGATGAGATTAGAAACCATTAAAGCTTTGGTGAGTAGAATAGAAGAGTATTCAAAGGATTTGGTTGAAAATTACAGAGAAAAACTTTACAAACGGGTAAGCGAATATTTCGATTTAAAAAACATTGATGAAAACAGACTTATGCTGGAGATAACTCTGTTTGCTGACAAAAGTGATATAACAGAAGAGCTTGTGAGGCTTAAAAGTCATATAAGTCAGTTTGCTGAGTGTTTAGAAGCTGGAGGAAGTATTGGCAAAAAACTTGACTTTATAGTTCAAGAGATGAACAGAGAAACAAACACAATTGGTGCTAAATCTACTATTTTTGAAATCTCCCAATGTGTTGTAAATCTTAAAGATGAGCTTGAAAAAATCCGTGAACAAGTTCAAAATATTGAATAG
- a CDS encoding hydantoinase/oxoprolinase family protein, translating to MIIGLDVGGTTIDTVAIENGKVVAFKKFERGRSLIDSVLESLNQFISKEMISNLERITLSTTVTTNAIVQNNLDKVGMIIENGIGSNPEFLMCGDMNFLADGYINNRGIEVKPVNIESVKNALHSFKQEGIENLGIVGKFSVRNPQHELAVYEAAKEYNFKFMSVGYKLSGKLNFPRRVFSTYLNCAVHSTFNMFYKSILTFSQERKIPLEKIFIQKPDGGIVNLQDIENFPIFSILSGPAASAQGGFVLSNFAKNAVIIDIGGTTTDIAFLSNGNLVLEPYGAKIGKYPTLVRSIYSRSVGLGAESIVKIVDNTIKIGPETKRWYEQDKNEFATLHDVLQFSSSHSESPVNVRLKSLSSQLNMSQEDFCKFVISRAVAMIEEKLKEGIEYINNLPVYTINKLLYGEKFAPQKIILIGGPAQLLKPYLENKFKIKVEVPKHYMVANAIGCAIGSISKEYNLVADTIQGKMVIPELNIYHNIPADFTIDQAKNVLIEKVLECREAKNQDDIEIVDESSFNMIRNFRFCGRMIRIKAQLKPKLLNLRD from the coding sequence ATGATAATAGGCCTTGATGTTGGTGGTACAACCATCGACACAGTAGCAATAGAAAATGGAAAAGTTGTTGCATTTAAAAAATTCGAACGTGGTAGAAGTTTAATAGACTCTGTATTAGAAAGTTTAAATCAGTTTATATCTAAAGAGATGATTTCAAACCTTGAAAGAATAACACTCAGTACAACCGTTACTACAAACGCAATAGTTCAAAATAATTTAGATAAGGTTGGAATGATAATAGAAAACGGTATTGGATCAAATCCTGAATTTTTGATGTGTGGCGATATGAATTTTTTGGCAGATGGATATATAAATAACAGAGGTATAGAGGTAAAACCAGTAAATATTGAAAGCGTAAAGAACGCTTTGCATAGCTTTAAACAAGAAGGTATAGAAAACTTGGGCATTGTTGGCAAGTTCTCTGTTCGAAATCCGCAGCATGAACTTGCTGTGTATGAGGCAGCTAAAGAATACAACTTTAAATTTATGTCAGTTGGCTACAAACTTTCTGGCAAACTCAACTTTCCCCGAAGAGTTTTTTCCACATACTTGAACTGTGCAGTCCACAGTACATTTAACATGTTTTATAAAAGTATTTTAACATTTTCACAAGAAAGAAAAATTCCTCTTGAGAAGATATTTATTCAAAAGCCAGATGGGGGAATTGTAAATTTACAAGATATTGAAAACTTTCCGATATTCTCTATTCTCTCAGGTCCAGCTGCATCTGCTCAAGGCGGATTTGTCTTATCTAATTTTGCAAAAAATGCAGTCATAATTGACATTGGTGGAACAACAACTGACATTGCGTTCTTGTCAAACGGCAATCTTGTTCTTGAACCATATGGAGCAAAAATTGGAAAGTATCCTACTTTGGTAAGATCAATATATTCACGTTCTGTGGGGCTGGGGGCTGAAAGTATTGTTAAAATAGTAGATAATACAATTAAGATAGGACCAGAAACAAAAAGATGGTATGAACAGGACAAAAATGAGTTTGCTACTTTGCATGATGTTCTTCAATTTTCAAGTTCACACTCTGAAAGTCCTGTAAATGTTCGATTAAAGTCTTTATCTTCTCAGCTGAATATGAGCCAAGAAGACTTTTGTAAATTTGTGATAAGCAGGGCAGTAGCAATGATAGAAGAAAAATTGAAAGAGGGAATTGAATACATCAATAATCTTCCAGTTTATACCATAAATAAGCTATTGTATGGAGAAAAATTCGCACCTCAGAAGATAATTCTAATTGGTGGACCAGCTCAGCTTTTAAAACCTTATTTAGAGAACAAGTTTAAAATAAAAGTTGAAGTTCCGAAACATTACATGGTTGCAAACGCAATTGGTTGTGCGATCGGCTCAATCTCAAAAGAGTACAACTTAGTTGCAGACACTATCCAAGGTAAAATGGTAATCCCAGAGCTAAATATATATCATAATATTCCTGCAGACTTCACTATTGACCAGGCAAAGAATGTTTTAATAGAAAAGGTATTAGAGTGCAGAGAAGCTAAAAATCAAGACGATATAGAGATTGTAGATGAAAGTTCATTTAATATGATAAGAAATTTTAGATTCTGTGGAAGAATGATTAGAATTAAAGCTCAGTTAAAACCCAAGCTTTTAAATTTGAGAGATTGA
- a CDS encoding histone deacetylase family protein, with protein MLKAKNSLGLILFPAFDWRISPTHPEREERLLYTIDQIEEEGLFDYENIKIYNPEMIDSKYIEMTHFCIPTISSIVTVSHKIAAGSAITIAKKVLSKEVEKGFALIRPPGHHAHRITYGDRGFCIINNEAIMVEYLRKEYKIKKIAIIDTDCHHGDGTQDIFWNDKDVLFISLHQDGTTLYPGTGFTDEMGGPSAIGYTLNLPLPPYTSDDGFLYCLDNLIIPVLEEFKPDIIINSAGQDNHYSDPLTNMNFSAQGYAKLTEKLSPNISVLEGGYSIESALPYVNLGIIFALAGIDYSNIKEPDYNPERLKQSQRTTDYIKRLCEHVYSIWKSKEEREYKIKMEKQDYYVRKKSIYYDTMGFRENQLERIKICKKCSGLILIDSLCLGYRVLAIIIPHDACNDCENEGHKLFENTEVGDYSHILLQDKKSFEFFRRTS; from the coding sequence ATGTTAAAAGCAAAAAATAGTTTAGGGCTCATACTTTTTCCTGCCTTTGACTGGAGAATTTCTCCAACGCATCCTGAAAGAGAAGAAAGACTTTTGTATACAATTGACCAGATAGAAGAAGAGGGACTTTTTGACTATGAAAATATAAAAATTTACAATCCCGAAATGATTGACTCAAAATATATAGAGATGACCCATTTTTGCATTCCTACTATTTCTTCAATTGTTACCGTATCTCACAAGATAGCTGCAGGCTCAGCAATAACTATTGCTAAAAAGGTTCTGTCAAAGGAAGTAGAGAAAGGCTTTGCTCTTATCCGACCACCCGGCCATCATGCACACAGAATAACATATGGCGACAGAGGATTTTGTATTATAAACAATGAGGCGATAATGGTGGAATATTTAAGAAAAGAATATAAAATTAAAAAGATAGCAATAATAGACACTGACTGTCATCATGGTGATGGAACACAGGATATCTTTTGGAACGACAAAGATGTCTTGTTTATTTCTCTGCACCAAGATGGCACAACCCTATATCCCGGCACTGGTTTTACTGACGAAATGGGGGGACCATCAGCAATTGGTTATACTTTGAATCTGCCCTTGCCACCGTATACATCTGATGATGGCTTTTTATATTGCTTAGACAATCTTATCATCCCTGTTTTAGAAGAATTTAAGCCTGATATCATAATAAACTCAGCAGGGCAGGACAACCATTATTCTGACCCACTAACAAACATGAACTTTTCAGCACAAGGATACGCAAAACTCACAGAAAAGTTAAGTCCAAATATTTCTGTTTTAGAAGGCGGGTATTCTATTGAAAGTGCTCTTCCTTACGTCAATTTAGGTATAATATTTGCACTTGCGGGTATTGATTATTCAAACATAAAAGAACCTGATTATAATCCTGAAAGACTTAAACAGTCTCAAAGAACAACTGATTACATCAAACGGCTTTGTGAACATGTATACAGTATATGGAAATCAAAAGAAGAAAGAGAATACAAAATAAAAATGGAAAAACAAGATTACTATGTCAGAAAAAAATCCATTTATTACGACACAATGGGATTTAGAGAAAATCAGCTTGAAAGAATAAAAATCTGCAAAAAATGCTCAGGTCTAATATTAATAGACTCCCTTTGTTTGGGATATAGGGTTTTAGCCATAATAATTCCACACGATGCATGTAATGATTGCGAAAATGAAGGTCACAAGCTCTTTGAAAATACTGAGGTTGGAGACTATTCTCATATACTTTTGCAAGATAAAAAGAGTTTTGAGTTTTTTAGAAGAACCTCATAA
- a CDS encoding damage-control phosphatase ARMT1 family protein, whose product MKSLVDCIHCYLKQAVSCMEMIKVPDEKKIEVLYNLMDFIKTLEPSDSPAYNSSLVLLKTYEYINNPDPYYEAKKFSNKLALELYPRVKEKVQTADDTLYEALKVSVAGNVIDLGIQRDFDIDKELEHAFDFGFWIDDYPLLKEKIEKAKDVVIVGDNAGEIVFDKVLVEILNKMGKNVYYIVKSKPVLNDATLEDAEEVSMSRIANVVESGAGLLGVPKDFISEQLKNLISTADVIISKGQANFETVDDFEDVQPNVFYLLKIKCEYLAKKLKFKQGSLVLINGEKLKERKEKYLLK is encoded by the coding sequence GCAGTTTCGTGTATGGAGATGATAAAAGTTCCCGATGAAAAAAAGATAGAAGTGCTCTATAATCTCATGGATTTCATAAAAACTTTGGAGCCTTCTGACTCACCGGCGTATAACTCTTCACTTGTATTGCTAAAAACATATGAGTATATAAATAATCCAGACCCATATTATGAAGCGAAAAAATTCTCAAACAAATTGGCACTTGAACTGTATCCAAGAGTGAAAGAAAAGGTACAAACAGCTGATGATACTCTTTATGAAGCGTTGAAAGTTTCTGTTGCAGGCAATGTTATTGACTTAGGGATTCAGAGAGATTTTGATATTGATAAGGAATTAGAACACGCGTTTGATTTTGGATTTTGGATTGATGACTATCCTCTATTAAAGGAAAAGATTGAGAAGGCAAAAGATGTAGTGATTGTCGGTGATAATGCAGGTGAGATTGTGTTTGATAAGGTATTGGTGGAAATTTTAAATAAAATGGGGAAAAATGTTTATTACATTGTGAAGTCTAAGCCCGTACTTAACGATGCTACGTTAGAAGATGCAGAGGAAGTTTCTATGAGCAGAATAGCAAATGTTGTTGAGAGCGGAGCAGGGCTTTTGGGAGTTCCAAAAGACTTTATTTCTGAGCAACTCAAAAATCTTATATCTACTGCTGATGTGATTATTTCAAAAGGGCAGGCAAACTTTGAGACTGTGGATGACTTTGAAGATGTTCAACCCAATGTTTTTTATCTTTTGAAAATAAAATGCGAATACTTAGCCAAAAAACTAAAATTCAAGCAGGGCAGCTTGGTGCTCATAAATGGTGAGAAATTAAAAGAGAGAAAAGAGAAATATCTTTTAAAGTAA